The Procambarus clarkii isolate CNS0578487 chromosome 39, FALCON_Pclarkii_2.0, whole genome shotgun sequence region CTGGGGGACGGTGTCTCCAGGAGCTGGGGGACGGTGTCTCCAGGAGCTGGGGGACGGTGTCTCCAGGAGCTGGGGGACGGTGTCTCCGGGAGCTGGGGGACGGTGTCTCCGGGAGCTGGGGGACGGTGTCTCCGGGAGCTGGGGGACGGTGTCTCCGGGAGCTGGGGGACGGTGTCTCCGGGAGCTGGGGGACGGTGTCTCCGGGAGCTGGGGGACGGTGTCTCCGGGAGCTGGGGGACGGTGTCTCCGGGAGCTGGGGGACGGTGTCTCCGGGAGCTGGGGGACGGTGTCTCCGGGAGCTGGGGGACGGTGTCTCCGGGAGCTGGGGGACGGTGTCTCCGGGAGCTGGGGGACGGTGTCTCCGGGAGCTGGGGGACGGTGTCTCCGGGAGCTGGGGGACGGTGTCTCCGGGAGCTGGGGGACGGTGTCTCCGGGAGCTGGGGGACGGTGTCTCCGGGAGCTGGGGGACGGTGTCTCCGGGAGCTGGGGGACGGTGTCTCCGGGAGCTGGGGGACGGTGTCTCCGGGAGCTGGGGGACGGTGTCTCCGGGAGCTGGGGGACGGTGTCTCCGGGAGCTGGGGGACGGTGTCTCCGGGAGCTGGGGGACGGTGTCTCCGGGAGCTGGGGGACGGTGTCTCCGGGAGCTGGGGGACGGTGTCTCCAGGAGCTGGGGGACGGTGTCTCCAGGAGCTGGGGGACGGTGTCTCCAGGAGCTGGGGGACGGTGTCTCCAGGAGCTGGGGGACGGTGTCTCCAGGAGCTGGGGGACGGTGTCTCCAGGAGCTGGGGGACGGTGTCTCCAGGAGCTGGGGGACGGTGTCTCCAGGAGCTGGGGGACGGTGTCTCCAGGAGCTGGGGCTGCAAGGGCCAAGAAGCTGGACTGCAAGGGCCAAGAAACTGGACTGCAAGGGCCAAGAAACTGGACTGCAAGGGCCAAGAAACTGGACAGCAAGAGCCAAGAGGCTGGGGAATAAGGAGCTTAGACATGGCTGGGAGCAGCAGAGTCCAATTGCCTGGTTGACCACAAGTGGGAGTTAGGTAACTATGCTCTGTAGTAGCTGGAGAAGAGGCGAGAGGCTGAGAACTGACTTGGGTGGGTGAAGAGGAAACAAAGAGTAAACTAGAGCAGGTGGAAAGTTGGTGGGGGCAGACTAAGATAAAGTACGACAGGCAACCGCCTCGGGTTTTTCTCCACAGGTTGGTATCGGAGAAAAATGTTTCCTACTCCAGTTAGAAGGTTTTGAGCTCTTCCTTCCCATGGCTTACCTTTTGCCTTGCCCTATTAGCTTCATTGGAACATGACCCACTAATCTTTTTACAAGCAGGTCCCCAATTACTGCAGGGTGTATGTGAGTGAACATACTGTACATATTTTTGCAAAGATTAGTGCCCAGTCGACCTTCCCTGCCAAAGGATAGAACCTGGCCAAAATCACTTGCTAGAGGTGCAGGACCACCGAGCCAAAACAGGAACCATCGATACAAATATTATGTTGAAAATCAATTGTGCGATACAGTGCTGCAAACTAATTATGCAACCACACTGCACATACACACTGAGACAGCAGTAGAGCCAGTTCATTCCCTTCCTCTCAGGAAGATTGAAGAAAATGGATGGAATTTTATCAGCCGAGCTGAAACATTAACTGAAGCTTGTCACTGTCTATCCTGAAGTTAGCATTACCCCAACCCGAGCAATTGTGCCCCCAAACCACACATGTGCACTTTCTAGTAGGTCTTCACCCAGGTCACCAATGGCACTTTGCTTTTTACAATTCCAGAAATCCATAAAAACATATTGTTTCACAACCACTCAAAAataatatacagtattgtattataAACAAGTAAGCTAGTTTTCAAAGTTAATAACATACAGTATTTCTATTCCACGAGTGCAAATGGACAACCACCTTGACATTTCCTGAAAGACACCAAGGATTAGATATGGGGGAGATATCGCTGCCACTATCTCCCAGTGATACAGTACGTAcgatatatactgtactataaaaCACTTTAGCAAAAATAAGTTTAGGAAAAGGAAATCCTATGATAATTTTAAGGCGGGTGCACCACTATCAAAGACAGGAAGCCTTATCGAGGTCCCCCAAAGAAAGGATTAGCTTAGCCGAGCTGGAACTCATCCAGTTACTTGTTAGACCCAAGGGTTCTTTACCCGACTGATCACGTGATCAAATGCTCATCAGCCAGTGCACCATGATgcaatacataaaaaaaaaaaatgacgaaACTCTTGGTGGATCAGAATCAACGATGAAACGGAATTAGCTCAGTCCCAGTTAGTTCATGTGAGTGGaattggtggggaggaggaggaggttaaagGGCAGGTAGGCTTATCAGACATACTTAGCCTAACATTACTGCTGAATGATAATActcttcaagacactagtgctctttaCAGTGGAATATTGTGAACAATAGCAACCctgttcaaagctggagaaattgctgacctggagagcatgcagagatcctttactgataCAATCCACTCAATGAAATATCAAAATTATTGGGACCAATTAAAATCTTTAAATCTGTACTATATTCTAAAGCATAGGCAGAAAAGGTAGGCATTCTAAAGCACAGGCATTGCATCTTTCATAGTAATGAGGTGAGGTGCGGCACGAGAATAACTTTCATTgctcgaaacgctgtgcgtattagtggctttgggcatagcatgtactagctctatctagaaatccaacatcctGTTTGTAAATCTTGTATGTACTTTTatctaaataaatatatattattattatttttttattattattattattatataactaGCAGGTACTGTACCAGGCACTGCCCTGGATAGTCTGTTTCTCCCCAACACCCATTCCatccctcttcttccccccccccccttctcacatCCTCCCCACATTCCCTCCTCCATTCTTTCCCACCCCCTCTTTTTCTTTTCATCTCTTTGATGAAAAGattcattttcattcatttttCTCCCTTTTCCCCACCCTCTTACCCTCATCTCCCTACAATTACCCCTCTCACCTTCAATAAGTCTGCATGAACACACAAGCCATTAATCACTAGGAACTCTTTTgacccagccaggatatgaaccccccccccccccaggatcaCCCCCTGGCATACAGGGTACTGGAACCACGATCACACACGATCATTGGAGTAGTGGCTACAGTACTCTGTACGCCAAGGAGTGATCCTGGGCAgcgggggttcgaatcctgatTGGGccaaaagagttcttagtgattaaTGGCTCGTGTATTCATGCAGTCTTTGTGtctcaatactgtactgtattatgattgcgtactgtactgttctgtatatatactgtactgtactgtatattactgtacataatactgtactgtattatgaaTCATAATATGATTATATTATGATAAAACTCTAGGGGAATCAAACTATATACTGTATTTCACACTTGACTCCATGAAAATCATGGGGCATCTATAATTTCTGATATTAAAGTATTTAGCTTAGGCATACTCTGACTAGCCTATGTTCGTCCTGTACCCAAGACCATTCTCCCTGCAAATTTGGCCGAGGCCTaacctccaactttggacagacattCTAATTGTATAATACTTGAGTAGAAGaattctcagaaccccatcaagcaggtaacatGTAATTATTAAACTGTGTATGTACTGTACTAGTTTATGTAACACATGGTATCACAACATATGCACAATCCTAGTCAATATGGGTTGCTGGACCACTAGTCAATGATAATAGCTTGGATGCATTTGAATACTTTGTGAAAAACCTTTCAACAAATGTGATGATAACGTAATGGCATGTAAAATGTTTACAAAAGAAATACTGTCCTGTAATTGGAAATGAAGGGAAATGAATCTTCAACTACCTAACAAACCAGACTCAAACAAAATCAAGAGTCTCTGTTATGAAAAGctgttccccagggtactgtacttTACCCAATATTGATTCTCACATCAGAGATTTTTATTGATTAGCACTTGTAAAGGACATGGCAAACCATCAAACTGCTATGAACAAAGTCTTTCATTATGCTACAAAAGACAGTACTGTATAATGTTCACCAAAGAACAATTCTAGCTCCAGAAacatggaaaaaaataaaaaattataactAGAAGCATATACATAACAGCCAAACTCGGCCAGTCCTCAcacagaagaaaataaaaaaccaCAATAAAGGAATGGTCAACTAAAACAAAAATTGTAACTGGAGAACAAGAAATGTCAAACAAAATGCCAAGCCAATGATGACATTTGTATTTTAAAGTTGCTAGGATTAAACATTACAATACATTAACTACTCCACTTAAAGAGTGGCAAAATTGCAGACCAGAAGAATAGGCCGAGAACTTTACACATTTATTCAATATGGTATTGAGCAGTAAAACacaaaagggaagggaactatcagggagaaagcgccaagccattacaactatatagcactgggaaggggtcaggataaggatttgggatgggacggggggaaggaatggtgcccaaccacttggacggtcgggattgaacgccgacctgcaagaagcgagaccgtcgccctaccgtccgacccaagtggttggacgtaaAACACAAAAATTATTAAGAACACTTGATATCCCTCATATTATACAGCATTTGCTGGAATGCAGGCAAAAAGAGGAGAGagtatttatgtattattctatcTCTTTTAAATATTAGAAGAAATTATCccaaatttgaacagaaaaaccaAGGAGGTACTTAATATTATACAAAATAGCCCCCATTGTAAAACGGGGAAAAATAAGTACTGTATttaatatgtataataatatatatataattcaaatGCAACAGTATATGGAAATGCAACAAAAACAGGAAATGTAATATGTTCCACACCATATTGGAATTTGACCCAACTGTCTGTTTGATTTACTCATGAATAAGATTCCAAAAATGTGCAACCATGCTGGAACAGACGATCGCTTAAACTGAGAGTAAtcagtcctcaggccaggctcattAATGCAACAGCCGTCCCACAAGATGCCTCTACCAATTTCAACATACTGTGCATTCAAAAGAGGTTTGTTTTTGCATAAAAATTAACATCATCATTATTCATTAAAATTCTGTGTaaagttaggcataggttaggtatttaggttctattggcgattatttggATTTGAGGTATGTGGGGTTTAACACGAAGAACATTGTGACATAAAtaattaatttttattaaattatcaagatgttttcagcAATTTTCTTTGGGCACTAACCTGTTCCAACATTATTACACACTTTTGGAAGCCTATACAGTACATGGGTTAACCCAACTGACAGTTGGATCAGATTCCAATATGGTGTGGAACAAATGCAAAGTGGTGTAATGAATACAATGAGATATAAGAAGTAC contains the following coding sequences:
- the LOC138372531 gene encoding uncharacterized PE-PGRS family protein PE_PGRS34-like → MTILCLRELGDGVSRSWGTVSPGAGGRCLRELGDGVSRSWGTVSPGAGGRCLQELGDGVSRSWGTVSPGAGGRCLQELGDGVSRSWGTVSPGAGGRCLRELGDGVSGSWGTVSPGAGGRCLRELGDGVSGSWGTVSPGAGGRCLRELGDGVSGSWGTVSPGAGGRCLRELGDGVSGSWGTVSPGAGGRCLRELGDGVSGSWGTVSPGAGGRCLRELGDGVSGSWGTVSPGAGGRCLRELGDGVSGSWGTVSPGAGGRCLRELGDGVSGSWGTVSPGAGGRCLQELGDGVSRSWGTVSPGAGGRCLQELGDGVSRSWGTVSPGAGGRCLQELGDGVSRSWGTVSPGAGAARAKKLDCKGQETGLQGPRNWTARAKKLDSKSQEAGE